The Pseudomonas baetica genome includes a region encoding these proteins:
- a CDS encoding N-acetylmuramoyl-L-alanine amidase, giving the protein MKFFALLASLLVLAGCASGPRYDTSHPSANYDSRIQFVVVHYTSTSLERSLQLLTHGEVSSHYLIGDDKSATVYKLMDENQRAWHAGESQWQGRTWLNSSSIGIEIVNPGFKDTPTGRLWYPYSEAQVQALIVLLKDISKRNGISPRHIIGHSDIAPLRKLDPGPLFPWKRLATEGLGVWPNEQAVARQQALFDSGELPSIGWFQAQLSHLGYDTPQTGELDVATRHVLAAFQMHFRPTRFDGTPDAQTAALLLVLNQTK; this is encoded by the coding sequence ATGAAATTCTTTGCCCTCCTCGCGTCTCTTCTCGTTCTGGCCGGTTGCGCCAGCGGTCCGCGTTATGACACCAGCCATCCTTCAGCCAATTACGACAGCCGTATCCAGTTCGTGGTCGTGCATTACACCTCGACTTCGCTGGAGCGTTCGCTGCAGCTACTGACCCATGGCGAAGTCAGCAGCCATTACCTGATCGGCGACGACAAAAGCGCCACCGTTTACAAGCTGATGGATGAAAACCAGCGCGCCTGGCACGCCGGCGAAAGCCAGTGGCAGGGCCGCACCTGGTTGAACTCCAGCTCGATCGGCATCGAAATCGTCAACCCCGGTTTCAAGGACACCCCGACCGGGCGCCTCTGGTATCCCTACAGCGAAGCGCAGGTTCAGGCGCTGATCGTCCTGCTCAAGGACATCAGCAAGCGCAACGGCATCAGCCCACGGCACATCATTGGTCACAGCGACATCGCTCCATTGCGCAAGCTTGATCCGGGCCCGTTGTTCCCTTGGAAGCGTCTCGCCACTGAAGGCTTGGGTGTCTGGCCCAACGAGCAAGCCGTGGCTCGCCAGCAAGCGCTGTTCGACAGCGGTGAACTGCCGAGCATCGGCTGGTTCCAGGCGCAGTTGTCGCACCTGGGCTATGACACGCCGCAGACCGGCGAGCTGGACGTCGCCACGCGCCATGTCCTTGCGGCATTCCAGATGCACTTTCGCCCGACCCGCTTCGACGGCACGCCAGATGCGCAAACGGCGGCGTTGTTGCTGGTGCTCAATCAGACAAAATAA